The Alphaproteobacteria bacterium genome includes a window with the following:
- a CDS encoding biotin--[acetyl-CoA-carboxylase] ligase, with the protein MRLPPEFLLAAHDSVGSTNDEAKALAQGGAADLTLVWAREQTAGRGRQGRTWASPRGNLYLSLVLRPNAKAATAAQLSFVACVAVGETVAELGAQDIEYKWPNDVLVGGRKISGVLLEAESGGDGLAYLILGVGINLASSPAETRYPATSLHNAAPVEAALEAFARHFLLWYRRWSDEGFAPIREAWLALAARLGQAIEVRLPDTTLSGVFAELGPGGELLLDTAAGRRIVTAGDVHLPGIG; encoded by the coding sequence ATGCGCTTGCCGCCGGAATTCCTTCTGGCGGCGCATGACAGCGTCGGCTCGACCAACGACGAAGCCAAGGCGTTGGCGCAGGGCGGTGCCGCCGATCTCACGCTCGTCTGGGCGCGCGAGCAAACGGCGGGCAGGGGCCGCCAAGGCCGCACCTGGGCCAGCCCGCGTGGCAATCTCTATCTTTCGCTGGTCCTGCGGCCCAACGCGAAAGCCGCAACCGCCGCACAGCTTTCCTTCGTTGCCTGCGTCGCGGTCGGCGAGACGGTCGCCGAATTGGGCGCGCAAGACATCGAGTATAAATGGCCCAACGACGTGCTGGTCGGCGGGCGCAAAATCTCGGGCGTGCTGCTCGAAGCCGAAAGCGGCGGCGACGGCCTTGCCTATTTGATCCTGGGCGTGGGCATCAATCTGGCGTCCTCGCCCGCCGAAACGCGCTACCCCGCCACGTCGCTGCACAATGCGGCCCCGGTCGAAGCGGCGCTCGAAGCTTTCGCGCGGCATTTCCTGCTCTGGTATCGCCGCTGGTCGGATGAAGGCTTCGCGCCCATCCGGGAGGCGTGGCTCGCCCTTGCCGCGCGTTTGGGCCAAGCGATCGAAGTGCGTTTGCCGGACACCACGCTGAGCGGCGTGTTCGCCGAATTGGGTCCGGGGGGCGAGTTGTTGCTCGACACCGCCGCCGGGCGGCGTATCGTCACGGCGGGCGACGTCCATTTACCCGGGATCGGATGA
- a CDS encoding NADH-quinone oxidoreductase subunit J — MLQTIVFYLFSAVLIGGATMVVVARNPVHSVLFLILCFFNAAGLFVLMGAEFLAMLLVVVYVGAVAVLFMFVVMMLDVDFAKLRSGFANYLPIGAAIGLVLVAELILVFGAWTVSPALPEAMALPIPDPSQIHNTKALGLVLYDDYVYVFQASGLVLLVAMVGAIVLTLREREGVKRQSIARQVARTRAEGVAVVSVESRKGVDV, encoded by the coding sequence ATGCTCCAGACCATCGTCTTCTACCTGTTCTCGGCCGTGTTGATCGGCGGCGCCACCATGGTCGTGGTCGCGCGCAACCCGGTCCACTCGGTCCTGTTCCTGATCCTGTGCTTCTTCAACGCGGCCGGCTTGTTCGTGCTGATGGGTGCGGAATTCCTCGCGATGCTGCTGGTCGTCGTCTATGTCGGCGCGGTCGCGGTGCTGTTCATGTTCGTCGTCATGATGCTGGACGTGGACTTCGCCAAGCTGCGCAGCGGCTTCGCGAATTACCTGCCCATCGGGGCGGCGATCGGCCTTGTGCTTGTGGCCGAACTCATCCTCGTCTTCGGCGCTTGGACCGTGTCGCCCGCGTTGCCCGAAGCGATGGCGCTGCCGATCCCCGATCCTTCGCAGATCCACAACACGAAGGCGCTCGGCCTCGTGCTCTACGACGATTACGTCTACGTGTTCCAGGCTTCGGGCCTCGTGCTGCTCGTCGCGATGGTGGGGGCGATCGTCCTCACTTTGCGCGAGCGCGAGGGCGTGAAGCGCCAGTCGATCGCCCGCCAGGTTGCGCGCACGCGCGCCGAAGGTGTCGCCGTCGTCTCGGTCGAAAGCCGCAAGGGGGTCGACGTCTGA
- the nuoL gene encoding NADH-quinone oxidoreductase subunit L — protein MYSAAVLLPLLGFAIAGLAMASSLPHATKERVAQYVTTGCVMLAGLFSLVIFYQVGVQGQTRTVELFTWIESGAFVANWALKFDALSATMLCVVTIVSSMVHLYSIGYMAEDKSIPRFMAYLSLFTFFMLMLVTADNFIQMFFGWEGVGLASYLLIGFWYEKESANEASIKAFLVNRVGDFGFALGIFACFLLFGSVQFDQIFAAAPQFTEAKLEFLGKEFHALTLICLLLFVGACGKSAQLFLHTWLPDAMEGPTPVSALIHAATMVTAGVFMVCRLSPLFEYAPTALMVVTIVGASTALFAASVGLVQNDIKRVIAYSTCSQLGYMFFAAGVSAYSAAMFHLTTHAFFKALLFLSAGSVIHALHHEQDMRKMGGQVWTKIRITYAMMWIGSLALAGMGIPGLNIGFAGFYSKDIIMEAAYGVHTGAGQYAFWLGLAAATMTAFYSWRLLFMSFHKAPDTDHHAVDHAHESPMVMLIPLFVLAFGALFSGMGLYYFFVGDGREAFWGTAIFTLHDGIEAAHHAPHWIPPLLIAVGIAGIGIAYGLYIRNPSKPKQIAKDFKGLYEFLLNKWYFDELYNALFVRPSFVIGRFLWKRGDGTVIDGMGPDAIAAGTLVVAKRAGRLQTGYVYHYAFAMLIGIVVLATWYILRTGR, from the coding sequence ATGTACTCCGCCGCCGTCCTTCTCCCGCTTCTCGGTTTCGCGATCGCCGGTCTGGCGATGGCCTCGTCGCTGCCCCACGCGACCAAGGAACGCGTCGCCCAATACGTGACCACGGGCTGCGTGATGCTCGCAGGCCTCTTCTCGCTGGTCATCTTCTACCAGGTCGGCGTGCAGGGGCAGACCCGCACGGTCGAGTTGTTCACCTGGATCGAAAGCGGCGCCTTCGTCGCCAACTGGGCGCTGAAATTCGACGCGCTGTCGGCGACGATGCTGTGCGTCGTCACCATCGTCTCGTCGATGGTGCATCTCTATTCCATCGGCTACATGGCCGAGGACAAGTCGATCCCGCGCTTCATGGCGTATCTGTCGCTGTTCACCTTCTTCATGCTGATGCTGGTGACGGCCGACAATTTCATCCAGATGTTCTTCGGCTGGGAAGGCGTGGGTCTCGCGTCGTACCTGCTGATCGGCTTCTGGTACGAGAAGGAAAGCGCCAACGAAGCCTCGATCAAGGCGTTCCTCGTGAACCGCGTCGGCGATTTCGGCTTCGCCCTGGGCATCTTCGCCTGCTTCCTGCTGTTCGGCTCGGTCCAGTTCGACCAGATTTTCGCGGCCGCCCCGCAGTTCACGGAAGCGAAGCTCGAATTCCTCGGCAAGGAATTCCATGCGCTGACGCTGATCTGCCTGCTGCTGTTCGTTGGCGCTTGCGGCAAGTCGGCGCAGTTGTTCCTGCACACCTGGCTGCCGGACGCGATGGAAGGCCCCACGCCCGTCTCGGCCCTGATCCACGCCGCCACCATGGTGACCGCGGGCGTGTTCATGGTCTGCCGCCTGTCGCCGCTGTTCGAATACGCGCCGACGGCGCTGATGGTCGTGACGATCGTGGGCGCTTCGACCGCGTTGTTCGCCGCGTCGGTCGGCCTCGTGCAGAACGACATCAAGCGCGTGATCGCGTATTCGACCTGCTCGCAGCTCGGCTACATGTTCTTCGCGGCGGGCGTGTCGGCCTATTCGGCCGCGATGTTCCACCTGACGACCCACGCCTTCTTCAAGGCGCTGCTGTTCCTATCGGCGGGCTCTGTCATCCACGCGCTGCATCACGAGCAGGACATGCGCAAGATGGGCGGGCAGGTATGGACCAAAATCCGCATCACCTACGCGATGATGTGGATCGGCTCGCTGGCGCTGGCGGGCATGGGCATCCCGGGTTTGAACATCGGCTTCGCCGGGTTCTATTCCAAGGACATCATCATGGAGGCCGCCTACGGCGTCCATACGGGCGCGGGCCAATACGCTTTCTGGCTGGGCCTCGCCGCCGCCACGATGACCGCCTTCTATTCCTGGCGCCTGCTGTTCATGAGCTTCCACAAGGCGCCGGATACGGATCATCACGCGGTCGACCACGCGCATGAATCGCCGATGGTCATGCTGATCCCGTTGTTCGTGCTCGCCTTCGGCGCGCTGTTTTCGGGCATGGGCCTCTATTACTTCTTCGTCGGCGATGGCCGCGAAGCGTTCTGGGGCACGGCCATCTTCACGCTGCATGACGGCATCGAAGCGGCACACCACGCCCCGCATTGGATTCCGCCGCTGCTGATCGCGGTGGGCATCGCGGGCATCGGCATCGCCTACGGCCTTTATATCCGCAACCCTTCCAAGCCCAAGCAGATCGCGAAGGACTTCAAGGGCCTGTACGAGTTCCTGCTCAACAAGTGGTATTTCGACGAGCTCTACAACGCGCTGTTCGTGCGCCCGTCCTTCGTCATCGGCCGCTTCCTGTGGAAGCGCGGCGACGGCACGGTGATCGACGGCATGGGGCCCGACGCGATCGCGGCGGGCACGCTGGTCGTCGCCAAGCGCGCCGGCCGCCTGCAAACGGGCTACGTCTACCACTACGCCTTCGCGATGCTGATCGGCATCGTGGTCCTCGCCACCTGGTACATTCTGCGGACGGGCCGCTGA
- the nuoN gene encoding NADH-quinone oxidoreductase subunit NuoN: MTDFALAPLLPELILAVSGLTLLMVGAFSKGDPTRNVNVLAIASLLVAALAAATQAPDRTTLMSGMFVADAFSGFAKVVIFLATAAALVLSDDYNRREGFARFEYPVLTIFAALGMSMMVSANDLISLYLGLELQSLSLYVLASIRRDSPRATEAGLKYFVLGALSSGMLLYGSSLIYGFSGATNFETIAGVMTDHSGGAPIGVVFGIVFVSAALAFKVSAAPFHMWTPDVYEGAPTPVTAFFAAAPKLAAMALLVRVLVEPLGSLVGDWRQIVVFVAILSMLIGSFAAIAQTSIKRLMAYSSIGHVGYALVGLAAGDETGVRGVLVYMAIYVVMNLGAFAVILSMKRDGKMVETIGDLAGLARTRPMLAGGLGIAMFSMAGIPPLAGFFGKLYVFLAAVSAGLYLLAVIGVLASVVGAFYYLRIVKIMYFDEPVPAFDAAEGNGPAAVLAVSSVFTLLFFLLPGPLVAAATTAAASLFGG; encoded by the coding sequence ATGACCGACTTCGCACTCGCTCCGCTGTTGCCCGAGCTGATCCTCGCCGTCTCGGGCCTGACGCTGTTGATGGTCGGCGCGTTCTCGAAGGGCGATCCGACGCGCAACGTGAACGTGCTCGCCATCGCTTCGTTGCTGGTCGCGGCTCTCGCGGCCGCCACGCAAGCGCCCGACCGCACGACGTTGATGTCGGGCATGTTCGTGGCCGACGCGTTTTCCGGCTTCGCGAAGGTCGTAATCTTCCTGGCGACGGCGGCTGCCCTGGTCCTGTCGGACGACTACAACCGCCGCGAAGGCTTCGCGCGCTTCGAATATCCGGTGCTGACGATCTTCGCGGCCCTGGGCATGTCGATGATGGTGTCGGCGAACGACCTCATCTCGCTCTATCTCGGCCTCGAACTGCAGTCGCTGTCGCTTTACGTGCTGGCCTCGATCCGCCGCGATTCCCCGCGCGCGACCGAAGCGGGCTTGAAGTATTTCGTGCTCGGCGCGCTGTCGTCGGGGATGCTGCTCTACGGTTCGTCGCTGATCTACGGCTTCTCGGGCGCCACGAATTTCGAAACCATCGCCGGCGTGATGACCGACCATTCGGGGGGGGCTCCGATCGGTGTGGTGTTCGGCATCGTGTTCGTCTCGGCCGCGTTGGCCTTCAAGGTGTCGGCGGCCCCGTTCCATATGTGGACGCCCGACGTCTACGAAGGCGCGCCGACGCCCGTCACGGCGTTCTTCGCCGCCGCCCCGAAGCTCGCCGCGATGGCGCTGCTGGTGCGCGTGCTGGTCGAGCCGCTGGGCTCCCTGGTCGGCGATTGGCGGCAAATTGTCGTCTTCGTCGCGATCCTGTCGATGCTGATCGGCAGCTTCGCCGCCATCGCGCAGACTAGCATCAAGCGCCTGATGGCCTATAGCTCCATCGGCCATGTCGGCTACGCGCTGGTCGGTCTCGCCGCCGGCGACGAAACCGGCGTGCGCGGCGTGCTGGTCTATATGGCGATCTACGTCGTGATGAATCTCGGCGCCTTCGCCGTGATCCTGTCGATGAAGCGCGACGGCAAGATGGTCGAAACGATCGGCGATCTCGCCGGTCTCGCGCGCACGCGGCCGATGCTGGCGGGCGGGCTTGGCATCGCGATGTTCTCGATGGCCGGAATCCCGCCGCTCGCCGGGTTCTTCGGCAAGCTCTATGTCTTCCTCGCGGCGGTGTCGGCGGGCCTCTATCTGCTCGCCGTGATCGGCGTGCTCGCCTCGGTCGTGGGCGCCTTCTATTACCTGCGCATCGTCAAGATCATGTATTTCGACGAGCCCGTACCCGCCTTCGACGCGGCCGAAGGCAATGGCCCGGCGGCGGTGCTGGCGGTTTCGTCGGTCTTCACGCTGCTGTTCTTCCTGCTGCCCGGTCCGCTGGTCGCGGCCGCGACCACCGCCGCCGCGTCGCTGTTCGGCGGTTGA
- the nuoK gene encoding NADH-quinone oxidoreductase subunit NuoK codes for MAIGLAHYLAVAAILFTLGVVGIFLNRKNVIVILMSIELMLLAVNINFVAFSTHLGDLVGQVFALFVLTVAAAEAAIGLAILVVYFRNRGTIEVDDINMMKG; via the coding sequence ATGGCCATCGGTCTCGCGCATTACCTCGCCGTCGCGGCGATCCTGTTCACGCTCGGCGTCGTCGGCATCTTCCTCAACCGGAAGAACGTGATCGTCATTCTTATGTCGATCGAATTGATGCTGCTTGCGGTGAACATAAACTTCGTCGCGTTCTCGACCCATTTGGGCGACCTGGTCGGCCAGGTCTTCGCGCTGTTCGTGCTGACCGTCGCGGCCGCCGAAGCCGCCATCGGGCTCGCGATCCTCGTCGTCTATTTCCGCAATCGCGGGACGATCGAGGTCGACGACATCAACATGATGAAGGGCTGA
- a CDS encoding type III pantothenate kinase, translated as MLLVINSNNTNTVFGAFDYATGEKRASWRISTDPKRTADEYAVWLTHLMALQSMTLAQIEGVVVSNVVPQAMFNLRDFCRRYAKAEPVIVGEKGLKYGLEIRIDRPEEAGADRIANAVGARTRYKVPGVVVDLGTATTFDVLDAAGNYCGGTISPGINLAFEALYMGAAKLPRIEIRRPARTIGTSTVTAMQSGIFWGYVGLIEGIGTRIAEELGGTPTFIGTGGLISIIAEHTKLLAHVDPDLTLKGLVDIHRLNR; from the coding sequence ATGCTGCTCGTCATCAACTCCAACAACACCAACACCGTGTTCGGTGCGTTCGATTACGCGACGGGCGAGAAGCGCGCCTCGTGGCGCATCTCGACCGATCCGAAACGCACCGCCGACGAATATGCGGTGTGGCTCACGCATCTGATGGCGCTGCAATCGATGACGCTCGCGCAGATCGAGGGCGTGGTCGTGTCGAACGTCGTGCCGCAGGCGATGTTCAATCTGCGCGACTTCTGCCGCCGCTACGCGAAGGCGGAACCCGTCATCGTCGGCGAGAAGGGCCTGAAATACGGCCTGGAGATCCGCATCGACCGGCCGGAGGAGGCGGGGGCCGACCGCATCGCCAACGCGGTGGGGGCGCGCACGCGCTACAAAGTGCCGGGCGTCGTCGTCGATCTCGGCACCGCCACGACATTCGACGTGCTGGATGCGGCCGGCAATTACTGCGGCGGCACGATCAGCCCCGGCATCAATCTCGCTTTCGAAGCCCTCTATATGGGGGCGGCGAAATTGCCGCGCATCGAAATCCGACGCCCCGCGCGCACCATCGGCACGTCGACCGTGACGGCGATGCAGTCGGGCATTTTCTGGGGCTATGTCGGCCTGATCGAGGGCATTGGTACACGCATCGCCGAGGAACTGGGCGGCACGCCGACCTTCATCGGCACGGGCGGCCTTATCTCCATTATCGCCGAGCACACCAAGCTTCTCGCCCATGTCGATCCCGATCTGACCTTGAAAGGTCTGGTCGATATCCACAGATTGAACCGATGA
- a CDS encoding ribonuclease J, with the protein MSVDKGLYFLPLGGSGEIGMNLNLYRYGGKWLMVDLGVTFGDDTMPGIDVITPDPSFIAENRDDLLGLVLTHAHEDHLGAVPYLWPLLRCPIYATGFTASFLKRKLAETDFANQVPIHVIEQGARLQIGDFDVELIHITHSCLEPNALAIRTPAGTVLHTGDWKLDAEPLIGPVTDADAYRRVGDEGVLALVGDSTNAIKDGESGSEGSVYDELVKQIAAAPQRVAIACFASNVARVESIARAARAAGREVALVGRSLWRIYESARENGYLADLPPFMTETDAGYVPRDRIALICTGSQGEPRAALSRIAADDHPHIVLEEDDWVLFSSRTIPGNDRAVGRMQNQLMRLGVKVITDRDAPIHVSGHPCRDELAAMYQWIRPRIAIPVHGEHLHMTAHAGLARDCQVPFQIVPENGQIIRLDLPGGPEVVDHVQSGRWAVDGGRLLPVDGAVVRGRAKLLWNGAVVATVVVDRKGRLMADPQVSAPGLIDSDDPGDELADDLIEAVRGAVARVPDKAPEDEIAEAARRAVRKLVNQRLGKKPVAQIHVVRV; encoded by the coding sequence ATGAGCGTGGACAAGGGGCTTTATTTTCTGCCGCTCGGCGGCTCCGGCGAGATCGGGATGAATCTCAACCTCTACCGCTATGGCGGAAAGTGGTTGATGGTCGATCTCGGCGTCACCTTCGGCGACGACACGATGCCGGGCATCGACGTCATCACGCCCGATCCCAGCTTCATCGCCGAGAACCGCGACGATCTGCTCGGCCTCGTGCTGACCCACGCGCATGAGGACCATCTGGGTGCGGTCCCGTATCTGTGGCCGCTGTTGCGCTGCCCGATCTACGCCACGGGCTTCACCGCGTCGTTCCTGAAGCGCAAACTGGCGGAGACCGATTTCGCCAACCAAGTGCCGATCCATGTGATCGAGCAGGGCGCGCGTCTGCAGATCGGCGATTTCGACGTCGAACTCATCCACATCACCCATTCCTGCCTGGAGCCGAACGCGCTGGCGATACGCACGCCGGCGGGCACGGTGTTGCATACCGGCGATTGGAAGCTCGATGCCGAGCCGCTGATCGGCCCGGTGACCGATGCCGACGCCTATCGCCGCGTGGGCGACGAAGGCGTGTTGGCGCTGGTCGGCGATTCCACCAACGCGATCAAGGACGGCGAGTCAGGCTCCGAAGGTTCGGTCTACGACGAACTCGTGAAACAGATCGCCGCCGCCCCGCAGCGCGTGGCGATCGCGTGTTTCGCGTCCAACGTCGCGCGGGTCGAAAGTATCGCGCGCGCCGCGCGGGCGGCGGGGCGCGAAGTGGCGCTGGTCGGCCGCTCGCTGTGGCGCATCTATGAGAGTGCGCGCGAGAACGGCTATCTCGCCGATTTGCCGCCCTTCATGACCGAGACCGACGCGGGTTACGTGCCGCGCGACCGGATCGCGCTGATCTGCACGGGCTCGCAAGGCGAGCCGCGCGCGGCCTTGTCGCGCATCGCGGCCGACGATCATCCGCATATCGTGCTGGAGGAGGACGACTGGGTCTTGTTCTCCTCGCGCACCATTCCCGGCAACGACCGTGCCGTGGGCCGGATGCAGAACCAATTGATGCGCCTGGGCGTGAAGGTCATCACCGATCGCGATGCGCCGATCCATGTCTCGGGCCATCCGTGCCGCGATGAATTGGCGGCGATGTATCAATGGATCCGTCCGCGCATCGCGATCCCCGTGCATGGCGAACATCTGCATATGACGGCGCATGCCGGCTTGGCGCGCGATTGCCAGGTGCCGTTCCAGATCGTGCCGGAGAACGGCCAGATCATCCGCCTGGATTTGCCCGGCGGGCCGGAGGTCGTCGATCATGTGCAATCGGGGCGCTGGGCGGTCGATGGCGGGCGCTTGCTGCCGGTCGATGGCGCCGTGGTGCGCGGCCGGGCGAAGCTGCTGTGGAACGGCGCCGTGGTCGCGACCGTCGTGGTCGATCGCAAGGGCCGTTTGATGGCCGATCCGCAAGTCTCCGCCCCCGGCCTGATCGATTCCGACGATCCGGGCGACGAATTGGCCGACGACCTGATCGAGGCGGTGCGCGGCGCCGTCGCCCGCGTGCCCGACAAAGCGCCGGAGGACGAGATCGCCGAAGCCGCGCGCCGCGCGGTGCGCAAGCTCGTCAATCAGCGTCTGGGAAAGAAGCCGGTCGCCCAGATCCACGTCGTGCGGGTTTAA
- a CDS encoding DUF1467 family protein, with protein sequence MTPFTAIAMYVVIWWIVLFAVLPFGVKPTEAPGGKGQMTGAPEKPMMGKKVIWTSIVAAVVWLIIFAIVHSDLLPVRDALQLPPR encoded by the coding sequence ATGACGCCGTTCACCGCCATCGCGATGTATGTGGTGATTTGGTGGATCGTGCTGTTCGCCGTGCTCCCTTTCGGCGTGAAGCCGACCGAGGCGCCGGGCGGGAAGGGCCAGATGACCGGCGCCCCCGAAAAGCCGATGATGGGCAAGAAGGTGATCTGGACCAGCATCGTCGCGGCAGTCGTCTGGCTTATCATCTTCGCGATCGTGCATTCGGATCTTCTGCCGGTGCGCGACGCGCTTCAACTGCCGCCGAGATGA
- a CDS encoding DNA-3-methyladenine glycosylase I: protein MSGYCDFAPGHALHGPYHDGEYGFPLTGDDALFERLLLEINQAGLSWELMLKKREGFREAYAGFSVAKVARFGAKDTARLLADAGIVRNRLKVAAAIHNANVILGIAKSHGSFADWIEAYHPLTKKEWCKVFAKTFKFTGGEIVGEFLMSIGYLPGAHRDTCPAYKRIAKRNPPWMKAAKKGFVY, encoded by the coding sequence ATGAGCGGTTACTGCGATTTCGCCCCCGGCCACGCGCTGCACGGGCCCTATCACGACGGCGAGTACGGCTTTCCGCTGACCGGCGACGACGCGCTGTTCGAGCGTTTGCTGCTGGAGATCAACCAGGCCGGTTTGTCCTGGGAATTGATGCTGAAGAAGCGCGAAGGCTTCCGCGAAGCCTATGCCGGGTTCTCGGTCGCCAAGGTCGCGCGCTTCGGCGCCAAGGACACGGCGCGCTTGCTGGCGGATGCCGGCATCGTGCGCAATCGCCTGAAGGTCGCCGCGGCGATCCACAACGCGAACGTGATCCTCGGCATCGCCAAGTCGCACGGGTCCTTCGCCGATTGGATCGAAGCGTATCATCCGCTGACCAAGAAGGAATGGTGCAAGGTCTTCGCGAAGACCTTCAAATTCACCGGCGGCGAAATCGTCGGCGAATTTTTGATGAGCATCGGCTATCTGCCCGGTGCGCACCGCGACACGTGCCCCGCCTACAAACGTATTGCCAAGCGGAACCCGCCTTGGATGAAGGCGGCGAAGAAAGGTTTCGTTTACTGA
- the mce gene encoding methylmalonyl-CoA epimerase, with protein sequence MIGRLNHVAIVVPDLAAASRTYRETLGAKVSAPVDLPAHGVTTVFVELDNTKIELLHPLGEKSPIAKFLADHPSGGMHHVCYEVDDILAARDRLKAQGARVLGDGEPKIGAHDKPVLFLHPKDFAGTLVELEQA encoded by the coding sequence ATGATCGGCCGTTTGAACCATGTCGCGATCGTCGTGCCGGATTTGGCCGCGGCATCGCGCACCTATCGCGAGACCTTGGGCGCCAAGGTCTCGGCCCCCGTCGATCTGCCCGCCCACGGCGTGACGACGGTGTTCGTCGAACTCGACAACACCAAGATCGAATTGCTGCATCCGCTGGGCGAGAAATCGCCGATCGCGAAATTCCTCGCCGACCATCCCTCGGGCGGGATGCACCATGTCTGCTACGAGGTCGACGATATTCTGGCGGCGCGCGACCGCTTGAAGGCGCAGGGTGCGCGCGTGCTGGGCGACGGCGAGCCGAAGATCGGCGCGCACGACAAGCCCGTGCTGTTCCTGCACCCGAAGGATTTCGCTGGCACGCTGGTGGAGCTGGAACAAGCATGA
- a CDS encoding NADH-quinone oxidoreductase subunit M → MTDWPILSLVAFLPLAGALFILLLNGTEEAVARNARWAALWTSLVVFVLSLPIWFGFDRGTAEFQFVERHVWIPGYGIGYHVGVDGISAPFVLLSTFLTPLCIAASWHVEKRVREYMIAFLVLETFMVGTFIALDMVLFYVFFEAVLIPMFLIIGVWGGARRVYSAFKFFLYTLLGSVLMLIAMLAMYWQTETTNIVELFDYDFPRQMQMWLWLAFFASFAVKVPMWPVHTWLPDAHVEAPTAGSVILAGVLLKMGGYGMIRFSLPMFPEASAYFTPLVFTLSIVAVIYTSLVALVQEDMKKLIAYSSVAHMGFVTLGLFAGNRQGVEGAMFQMIAHGVVSGALFLCVGVVYDRLHTREIKRYGGLVHRMPVYAAVFMVFTMGAVGLPGTAGFVGEILVLTGTYQASTWAAALAATGVILGAAYMLYLYRRVIFGKLVRDDLKDMLDLDWREKLIFAPLIVATLWLGIQPKPVLDMMGTTIQSVVDRYEADRGTHNHADTQAPTQAQVPAENAR, encoded by the coding sequence ATGACCGACTGGCCCATCCTTTCCCTCGTCGCGTTCCTGCCGCTGGCCGGGGCGCTGTTCATCCTGCTGCTCAACGGCACCGAGGAAGCGGTCGCCCGCAACGCACGCTGGGCGGCGCTGTGGACCTCGCTCGTCGTGTTCGTGCTGTCGCTGCCGATCTGGTTCGGCTTCGATCGCGGGACGGCGGAATTCCAATTCGTCGAGCGCCATGTGTGGATCCCCGGCTACGGGATCGGCTATCACGTCGGCGTCGATGGGATTTCGGCCCCCTTCGTGCTGCTGTCGACGTTCCTGACGCCGCTGTGCATCGCGGCGTCCTGGCACGTCGAAAAGCGCGTGCGCGAATACATGATCGCGTTCCTGGTGCTGGAAACCTTCATGGTCGGCACCTTCATCGCGCTCGACATGGTGCTGTTCTACGTCTTCTTCGAAGCCGTCCTGATCCCGATGTTCCTGATCATCGGCGTGTGGGGCGGGGCGCGCCGCGTCTACTCGGCGTTCAAGTTCTTCCTCTACACGCTGCTCGGCTCGGTGCTGATGCTGATCGCGATGCTAGCGATGTATTGGCAGACCGAGACGACGAACATCGTCGAGCTGTTCGACTACGACTTCCCGCGCCAGATGCAGATGTGGCTGTGGCTCGCCTTCTTCGCGTCCTTCGCGGTGAAGGTGCCGATGTGGCCCGTCCACACCTGGCTGCCCGACGCGCATGTGGAAGCGCCGACGGCGGGCTCGGTCATCCTGGCCGGCGTGCTGTTGAAGATGGGCGGCTACGGCATGATCCGCTTCTCGCTGCCGATGTTCCCGGAGGCGAGCGCCTATTTCACGCCGCTGGTATTCACCCTGTCGATCGTCGCGGTCATCTACACCTCGCTCGTCGCGCTGGTGCAGGAAGACATGAAGAAGCTGATCGCCTATTCGTCGGTCGCCCATATGGGCTTCGTGACTTTGGGCCTGTTCGCGGGCAACCGCCAAGGCGTCGAAGGGGCGATGTTCCAGATGATCGCGCATGGCGTGGTCTCGGGCGCCTTGTTCTTGTGCGTGGGCGTCGTCTATGACCGCCTTCACACGCGCGAGATCAAGCGTTACGGCGGCCTCGTCCATCGCATGCCGGTCTACGCGGCCGTGTTCATGGTGTTCACCATGGGTGCGGTCGGCTTGCCGGGCACGGCCGGGTTCGTGGGCGAAATCCTGGTGCTGACCGGCACCTATCAGGCCTCGACCTGGGCCGCGGCGTTGGCCGCGACCGGCGTGATCCTGGGGGCGGCCTATATGCTCTATCTCTATCGCCGCGTGATCTTCGGCAAGCTGGTGCGCGACGACCTCAAGGACATGCTGGATCTCGACTGGCGCGAGAAGCTGATCTTCGCGCCGCTGATCGTTGCCACGTTGTGGCTCGGCATCCAGCCCAAGCCCGTGCTCGACATGATGGGGACGACGATCCAATCGGTCGTCGATCGCTACGAGGCCGATCGCGGCACGCATAACCACGCCGACACCCAAGCGCCGACGCAAGCACAAGTGCCGGCGGAGAACGCCCGATGA